One genomic segment of Rhizorhabdus phycosphaerae includes these proteins:
- a CDS encoding alpha/beta hydrolase — protein MERDEPAELHPHMRAMLERRAALNLPGFAEGSVEDARRSFAQSQAALPKDRGAEVALIEDVDFAGVAARRYVPLAPRGPGVILYFHGGGWVFGTLDGFDPVCRQLAAASGLEVISVDYRLAPEHPYPAPLDDGWTVLTALAATKRPIIVAGDSAGGNIAAALTLRARERGGPAIAMQLLLYPVLSPDFDRPSYRRYGAGGHFISRADMAWFWDHHVPAEHRAEPEASPLMAANFAGLPEAIIVLGQCDPLHDEGRAYAEALGQAGVRVRLRTHEGMAHGFATLIDLLPAANAEIDRVGDLVAQRLAAIGKA, from the coding sequence ATGGAGAGGGACGAACCAGCCGAGCTGCATCCGCACATGCGGGCGATGCTCGAACGCCGCGCGGCACTGAACCTGCCGGGCTTCGCCGAAGGCAGCGTCGAGGATGCGCGCCGCAGTTTCGCACAGTCGCAGGCGGCGCTGCCGAAGGATCGCGGAGCAGAGGTCGCCCTGATCGAAGACGTCGATTTCGCGGGCGTCGCCGCCCGCCGCTATGTGCCGCTGGCACCGCGCGGCCCCGGCGTGATCCTCTATTTCCACGGCGGCGGCTGGGTGTTCGGCACGCTCGATGGTTTCGACCCCGTCTGCCGCCAGCTTGCGGCGGCTAGCGGGCTCGAGGTGATCAGCGTCGATTATCGGCTGGCCCCCGAACATCCCTATCCCGCTCCGCTCGACGATGGCTGGACAGTGCTGACCGCGCTGGCCGCGACGAAGCGGCCGATCATCGTCGCGGGGGACAGCGCCGGCGGCAATATCGCGGCGGCACTGACGCTCCGCGCCCGCGAGCGCGGTGGACCGGCCATCGCCATGCAACTGCTTCTGTATCCGGTCCTGTCCCCGGATTTCGACAGGCCTTCCTATCGCCGCTACGGCGCCGGCGGGCATTTCATCTCGCGCGCCGACATGGCGTGGTTCTGGGATCATCATGTCCCGGCAGAGCATCGAGCCGAACCTGAAGCATCGCCCCTGATGGCCGCAAACTTCGCCGGGCTACCCGAGGCGATCATCGTCCTCGGCCAGTGCGACCCGCTTCACGACGAGGGCCGCGCCTATGCCGAAGCGCTCGGCCAGGCCGGCGTTCGCGTCCGCCTGCGCACCCATGAAGGCATGGCACACGGCTTCGCGACGCTGATCGACCTGCTGCCGGCCGCCAATGCGGAGATCGACCGTGTGGGCGACCTGGTGGCGCAGCGGCTTGCGGCAATCGGGAAAGCCTAA
- a CDS encoding acyl-CoA dehydrogenase — MSDLLIQREEMDFLLWEWLGLDAVLARSGADALDRESADAILELSAKLAEDAFLSHYKKIDSEEPSLGPDGVRAHPAIREALRQYAELGLFSASFPTELGGMALPSLLANASFAQFLAASVSTAAYPMLTTANARLIAAFGSPLQIEQFALPQIAGRWFGTMCLSEPQAGSNLADVTTRAVADGEDGFGRRFRLSGRKMWISGGDHDLAENIVHLVLAKVPDEEGRLIPGTRGISLFIAPKILPSGARNDIAVAGLNHKMGYRGTTNCLLNFGENDGAIGWMVGEPGQGLPQMFKMMNEARIGVGLGAAALGYRGYRHALRYAQERLQGRAPSAGKGHESRAIVEHPDVRDMLLAAKCFGEGAIALTLYCSRLVDDAEHDPAADALLGLLTPIAKTWSSEYGLVADDIAIQVHGGYGYTRDFDVEQLWRDNRLNPIHEGTTGIQGLDLVNRKLLRDRTAFGLLRERVADCCARAASTSLAEQGETLADVFERLAATLDLIQDWDATRIAAHATPLLRAFGHAVSGWLWLDRALLCEGDADTPFRAGKLWACRYYFEREVPRIDAWLRPVEAGSDLVAAVPVECL; from the coding sequence ATGAGCGACCTACTGATCCAGCGCGAGGAAATGGACTTCCTTCTGTGGGAATGGCTCGGCCTCGACGCCGTGCTGGCCCGCAGCGGCGCGGATGCGCTCGACCGGGAATCGGCCGACGCGATATTGGAGCTGTCGGCCAAGCTCGCCGAAGATGCCTTCCTGAGCCATTACAAGAAGATCGACAGCGAGGAGCCGAGCCTCGGCCCTGATGGCGTTAGGGCGCACCCGGCGATCCGCGAGGCGCTGCGGCAATATGCCGAACTGGGCCTCTTCTCCGCCAGCTTTCCGACCGAATTGGGCGGAATGGCGCTGCCGAGCCTGCTCGCCAACGCCTCCTTCGCGCAGTTCCTGGCGGCGAGCGTTTCGACCGCTGCCTATCCCATGCTGACCACGGCCAATGCCCGCCTGATCGCAGCATTCGGCTCGCCATTGCAGATCGAGCAGTTCGCCCTGCCCCAGATCGCCGGGCGCTGGTTCGGCACTATGTGCCTGTCCGAGCCGCAGGCCGGATCGAACCTGGCCGACGTCACAACGCGTGCCGTGGCCGATGGCGAGGACGGCTTCGGCCGCCGCTTCCGCCTGTCCGGGCGGAAGATGTGGATCTCTGGCGGGGACCACGACCTGGCCGAAAATATCGTCCACCTGGTCCTGGCGAAGGTGCCCGACGAGGAGGGGCGGCTGATCCCCGGCACACGCGGCATATCGTTGTTCATCGCGCCCAAGATCCTGCCATCGGGCGCACGCAACGACATCGCGGTCGCGGGCCTCAACCACAAGATGGGCTATCGCGGTACGACCAACTGTCTGCTCAACTTCGGCGAGAATGACGGCGCGATCGGCTGGATGGTCGGCGAGCCGGGCCAGGGCCTGCCGCAGATGTTCAAGATGATGAACGAGGCGCGGATCGGCGTCGGCCTGGGTGCGGCGGCGCTGGGCTATCGCGGCTATCGCCACGCGCTGCGCTATGCGCAGGAACGGTTGCAGGGACGTGCTCCCTCGGCGGGTAAGGGACATGAATCCCGCGCCATCGTCGAACATCCCGACGTCCGCGACATGCTGCTCGCGGCCAAATGCTTCGGCGAAGGCGCAATTGCTCTCACCCTCTATTGCTCGCGGCTCGTCGACGATGCCGAGCATGATCCGGCGGCCGATGCGCTGCTCGGCCTGCTGACGCCGATCGCCAAGACCTGGTCATCCGAATATGGGCTGGTCGCCGACGACATCGCGATCCAGGTCCATGGCGGCTATGGCTATACCCGCGACTTCGACGTCGAGCAGCTGTGGCGCGACAACCGCCTGAACCCAATCCATGAGGGGACGACGGGGATACAGGGCCTCGACCTGGTCAACCGCAAGCTGCTGCGCGACCGCACCGCCTTCGGCCTGCTGCGCGAGCGGGTGGCCGACTGCTGCGCCCGCGCGGCCTCGACGTCGCTGGCCGAGCAAGGCGAGACGCTGGCGGACGTGTTCGAGCGGCTGGCGGCCACGCTCGACCTGATCCAAGACTGGGACGCGACGCGCATCGCCGCGCACGCGACCCCGCTGCTGCGCGCCTTCGGCCATGCGGTGTCGGGCTGGCTGTGGCTCGACCGCGCACTGCTGTGCGAAGGCGATGCCGATACGCCGTTCCGCGCGGGCAAATTGTGGGCCTGCCGCTATTATTTCGAACGTGAGGTTCCGCGCATCGACGCCTGGCTGCGGCCGGTCGAGGCCGGCAGCGATCTGGTCGCCGCCGTGCCGGTCGAGTGCCTTTGA
- a CDS encoding SDR family NAD(P)-dependent oxidoreductase, with the protein MSIDLSGRVAIVTGAGGGLGRAHALLLAKRGARVVVNDLGGSRDGSGGGNAMAEAVVEEIRAAGGEAFANGASVTDVDQVQAMVADTVDRWGRVDILVNNAGILRDRTFAKLDLADFRAVVEVHLMGSINCTKAVWEQMRSQGYGRIMMTTSSSGLWGNFGQSHYGAAKLGLVGAMKTLSEEGAKYDIRVNCLAPSAATRMTADIMDEAELAALAPEAVSPAMLVLVSEQAPNGMILCAGAGSFECAHITMTQGAYIGTGEDAAERLLASLDLIADRTDEMVPHTGLEQPRFELARALAQAEPALANG; encoded by the coding sequence ATGAGCATCGATCTGAGCGGCCGCGTGGCCATCGTCACGGGGGCCGGCGGTGGCCTTGGCCGCGCCCACGCCTTGCTGCTGGCGAAGCGCGGCGCGCGCGTCGTCGTCAATGATCTGGGCGGTTCACGCGATGGATCGGGTGGCGGCAATGCCATGGCCGAGGCCGTCGTCGAGGAAATCCGCGCCGCCGGTGGGGAGGCCTTCGCCAATGGCGCGAGCGTGACCGATGTCGATCAGGTCCAGGCCATGGTCGCCGACACGGTCGACCGCTGGGGCCGCGTCGACATCCTCGTCAACAATGCCGGCATCCTGCGCGACCGCACTTTCGCCAAGCTCGACCTCGCCGATTTCCGGGCGGTCGTCGAAGTCCATCTGATGGGCTCGATCAACTGCACCAAGGCGGTGTGGGAACAGATGCGCAGCCAGGGCTATGGCCGCATCATGATGACGACCTCGTCGTCCGGCCTGTGGGGCAATTTCGGCCAGTCGCATTATGGTGCGGCGAAGCTGGGTCTCGTCGGCGCGATGAAGACGCTGTCGGAGGAAGGCGCGAAATACGACATCCGCGTCAACTGCCTCGCGCCGTCGGCGGCGACGCGGATGACCGCCGACATCATGGACGAGGCCGAGTTGGCCGCACTCGCACCCGAGGCCGTGTCGCCCGCGATGCTCGTCCTGGTATCGGAGCAGGCACCGAACGGGATGATCCTCTGCGCAGGGGCGGGCAGCTTCGAATGCGCGCACATCACGATGACGCAAGGCGCATATATCGGGACAGGCGAGGACGCGGCGGAGCGCCTGCTGGCGAGCCTAGACCTCATCGCCGACCGGACCGACGAGATGGTCCCGCATACCGGTCTCGAGCAACCCCGCTTCGAACTCGCCCGCGCACTCGCCCAGGCCGAACCGGCGCTGGCCAATGGCTGA
- a CDS encoding phosphotransferase: MADRGLGAVREAHRFDEAALAGWLEDNVAGYAGPLTVSQFSGGQSNPTYKLHTPTRDYVLRRKPPGTLLKGAHAVEREHRVISALHAAGFPTPKTYGLCEDQAVIGTAFYVMDLVEGRNFWDTAFPGVSREERAALFDAMNATIAGLHSIDPAAVGLGDYGRPGNYFERQIARWSKQYLDDADAGRVAAMDRLIEWLPANIPPGNEASIVHGDFRCDNMLFHPTEPRVVAVLDWELSTLGHPLADFAYHLMVYRMPPGFSTGLAGLDLPALNIPSEADYVAAYCRRTGREGIDRLDFYLAFSLFRLAAIIHGIKGRLIRGTASSPQAAEAAAQLDDIAALALAQTGR, from the coding sequence ATGGCTGATCGCGGTCTCGGCGCGGTCCGCGAGGCGCATCGGTTCGACGAGGCGGCGCTGGCCGGCTGGCTGGAAGACAATGTAGCGGGCTATGCGGGACCGCTGACGGTCAGCCAGTTTTCCGGCGGCCAGTCCAACCCGACTTACAAGCTGCACACGCCGACGCGCGACTATGTGCTGCGCCGCAAGCCGCCGGGTACGCTGCTGAAGGGTGCGCATGCGGTCGAGCGCGAGCATCGGGTGATAAGCGCGCTGCATGCCGCCGGCTTCCCGACGCCGAAAACCTATGGCCTGTGCGAGGATCAGGCGGTGATCGGCACCGCATTCTACGTGATGGACTTGGTCGAGGGCCGCAACTTCTGGGACACCGCCTTCCCAGGCGTTTCCCGCGAGGAGCGCGCCGCGCTGTTCGATGCCATGAACGCGACGATCGCAGGCCTCCACAGCATCGACCCCGCAGCGGTCGGGCTGGGCGACTATGGCCGACCTGGCAACTATTTCGAGCGGCAGATCGCCCGCTGGTCGAAGCAATATCTCGACGACGCCGATGCCGGGCGCGTCGCGGCGATGGACCGGCTGATCGAATGGCTGCCGGCGAACATCCCGCCGGGCAACGAAGCGAGCATCGTCCATGGCGACTTCCGCTGCGACAATATGCTGTTTCACCCGACCGAGCCGCGCGTCGTGGCGGTGCTCGACTGGGAATTGTCGACGCTCGGCCATCCGCTCGCCGACTTCGCCTATCATCTGATGGTGTACCGGATGCCGCCCGGCTTCTCGACCGGGCTGGCCGGGCTCGATTTGCCTGCGCTCAACATCCCGTCCGAAGCCGACTATGTCGCGGCCTATTGCCGTCGCACGGGGCGTGAGGGGATCGACCGGCTCGACTTCTATCTGGCGTTCAGCCTCTTCCGGCTCGCCGCCATCATCCACGGCATCAAGGGACGGCTCATCCGCGGCACGGCCTCGTCCCCGCAGGCGGCCGAGGCTGCCGCGCAACTCGACGACATCGCGGCGCTCGCGCTCGCCCAGACAGGACGCTGA
- a CDS encoding acyl-CoA dehydrogenase family protein, translated as MDFTYSERQVEWRDRVRAFMNEHVLPAQQRYHAEIAEGPTRWKPVPVIEELKQKARAAGLWNLFLPPSDHDEGDYRGAGLTNLEYAPCAEEMGRVTWASEVFNCSAPDTGNMEVLHRYGTPEQKQRWLRPLLDGEIRSAFAMTEPAVASSDATNIATRIERDGDDYVINGRKWWISGAGDPRCKLLIVLGVSDPDAERHQRHSQIFVPVDAPGVTIGRALPVFGYDDAPHGHCEVVFDNVRVPASNIVLGEGRGFEVAQGRLGPGRIHHCMRSIGLAEMALDAMVSRLMSREAFGKRIADQSIWEQRVAEARTAIEMTRLLCLKAADMMDKVGNKVAQLEIAMIKVAGPRLALQVIDDAIQAHGGAGVCDDFPLAAAYALARTLRLADGPDEVHNRAIARLEYRRASGR; from the coding sequence ATGGACTTCACCTATTCCGAACGGCAGGTCGAATGGCGCGACCGCGTCCGCGCCTTCATGAACGAGCATGTCCTGCCGGCACAGCAGCGCTACCATGCCGAGATCGCCGAGGGCCCGACGCGGTGGAAGCCGGTCCCGGTAATCGAGGAACTGAAGCAGAAGGCGCGCGCCGCCGGCCTGTGGAACCTGTTCCTGCCCCCGTCCGATCACGACGAGGGCGACTATCGCGGCGCTGGCCTCACCAACCTTGAATATGCGCCCTGCGCCGAGGAGATGGGTCGCGTCACCTGGGCATCCGAGGTGTTCAACTGCTCGGCGCCCGACACCGGCAATATGGAGGTGCTGCACCGCTATGGGACGCCCGAGCAGAAGCAACGCTGGCTGCGGCCGCTGCTCGATGGAGAGATCCGCTCTGCTTTCGCGATGACCGAGCCCGCCGTCGCCAGTTCGGACGCGACCAACATCGCGACGCGGATCGAACGCGACGGCGACGATTATGTGATCAATGGCCGCAAATGGTGGATCTCTGGCGCCGGCGATCCGCGCTGCAAGCTGCTGATCGTGCTGGGCGTCAGCGATCCCGATGCGGAACGCCACCAGCGGCACAGCCAGATCTTCGTGCCGGTCGACGCACCCGGCGTGACGATCGGTCGCGCCCTTCCCGTCTTCGGCTATGACGATGCTCCGCACGGGCATTGCGAAGTCGTGTTCGACAATGTCCGGGTGCCCGCTTCGAACATCGTGCTGGGCGAAGGGCGCGGCTTCGAAGTTGCACAGGGCCGGCTCGGGCCGGGGCGCATCCATCATTGCATGCGCTCGATCGGCCTTGCCGAAATGGCGCTCGACGCGATGGTCTCGCGCCTGATGAGCCGCGAAGCCTTCGGCAAGCGCATCGCCGACCAGTCGATCTGGGAGCAGCGCGTGGCCGAGGCGCGCACGGCGATCGAGATGACCCGCCTGCTCTGCCTGAAAGCTGCCGACATGATGGACAAGGTCGGCAACAAGGTCGCGCAGCTGGAGATCGCGATGATCAAGGTCGCGGGGCCGCGCCTCGCGCTGCAGGTGATCGACGATGCGATCCAGGCGCATGGCGGTGCCGGCGTGTGCGACGATTTCCCGCTGGCGGCGGCCTATGCACTGGCGCGGACGCTGCGCCTCGCCGATGGCCCCGACGAGGTCCACAACCGGGCGATCGCGCGTCTCGAATATCGGCGGGCCAGCGGACGCTGA
- a CDS encoding NADPH:quinone oxidoreductase family protein encodes MRALLCERHGPPEDLVLRETADPAPAAGQILIDVRAAGVNFPDGLIIRNMYQIKPELPFAPGGEAAGVVEAVGEGVTGFKPGDRVCAMTLWGSFAEKVAVDADAAVRVPDEMPFDEASGFTMVYATGIHAFVQRAALQPGETVLVLGAAGGVGIAAIEIAKAMGARVVAAASSAEKLELARSHGADALIDYSRPDFREQLRAVTDGKGPDVIYDPVGGDLAEQAFRSIAPNGRYLVVGFAAGTIPAIPLNLPLVKSASIVGVFWGAFMKADPQAHAANMEQLFDWYRAGAIRPEISRRFAFEEGAAAIRWVMDRKALGKVVVTMDPAG; translated from the coding sequence TTGCGCGCTCTTCTTTGCGAACGTCACGGCCCGCCCGAGGATCTGGTACTGCGCGAGACCGCCGATCCCGCGCCGGCCGCCGGGCAGATCCTGATCGATGTACGCGCCGCGGGGGTCAATTTTCCCGACGGCCTCATCATCCGCAACATGTACCAGATCAAGCCGGAGCTGCCCTTCGCTCCCGGCGGCGAGGCGGCCGGCGTGGTCGAGGCGGTCGGGGAAGGCGTGACGGGCTTCAAGCCCGGCGACCGCGTCTGCGCGATGACCTTGTGGGGTTCCTTCGCCGAGAAGGTCGCCGTCGACGCCGATGCGGCGGTGCGCGTTCCCGACGAGATGCCCTTCGATGAAGCCTCGGGCTTCACCATGGTCTATGCGACCGGCATCCACGCCTTCGTCCAGCGGGCTGCGCTGCAGCCGGGCGAGACGGTGCTCGTCCTGGGCGCGGCCGGCGGCGTGGGGATCGCGGCGATCGAGATCGCCAAGGCGATGGGTGCACGCGTCGTCGCCGCGGCATCGAGCGCGGAGAAGCTCGAGCTCGCCCGGTCGCACGGCGCCGACGCGCTGATCGACTATAGCCGCCCCGATTTTCGCGAGCAGCTGCGCGCTGTCACCGATGGCAAGGGCCCAGACGTCATCTATGATCCGGTCGGCGGCGATCTTGCCGAGCAGGCCTTTCGCTCGATCGCACCCAATGGCCGCTACCTTGTCGTCGGCTTCGCCGCCGGCACCATTCCGGCGATTCCGCTCAACCTGCCGCTGGTCAAGTCGGCCTCGATCGTCGGCGTGTTCTGGGGGGCCTTCATGAAGGCCGATCCCCAAGCCCATGCCGCCAACATGGAGCAGCTGTTCGACTGGTATCGCGCCGGTGCGATCCGCCCGGAGATCAGCCGCCGGTTCGCCTTCGAGGAAGGGGCGGCGGCGATCCGCTGGGTGATGGACCGCAAGGCGCTCGGTAAGGTCGTCGTGACGATGGACCCGGCCGGCTGA
- a CDS encoding calcium:proton antiporter produces the protein MQTDTTDLEETSILIAHPSERLLGGAMLPYWSLVIPVLGLLAIGLGLPDLGWGGSAAAATIMIGCVLAAVHHAEVVAHRVGEPFGTLVLAVAVTVIEVSLIVSLMLSGGGEAATLARDTVFAAIMIILNGIVGVCLLSGGVRHHEQQFVLQGVNAALCVLSAMAVLVLVLPNFTSSVAGPVYSPSQLAFTAIVSLVLYCTFVLIQTVRHRDYFLPGGTEHLPEEVHAAPPGNIQSWFAFALLVVALVGVVLLAKQLSPTLEAAVLGAGLPLTLVGIMIAALVLGPESLAAVKAARRNRLQTSLNLALGSALATIGLTIPTVAILSIWMDWKLSLGIDAKSMTLLALSLIVSALSLGTGRTTILPGVVHIVIFLAYLFTTIVP, from the coding sequence ATGCAGACCGACACGACCGACCTCGAGGAGACCAGCATCCTGATCGCCCATCCGTCCGAACGCCTGCTTGGCGGAGCCATGCTGCCCTATTGGTCGCTCGTCATTCCCGTCCTGGGTCTGCTGGCCATTGGCCTGGGCCTGCCCGATCTCGGCTGGGGCGGCAGCGCGGCCGCCGCGACGATCATGATCGGCTGTGTTCTGGCAGCTGTTCACCACGCAGAGGTCGTGGCACACCGCGTCGGCGAGCCCTTCGGTACGCTCGTCCTGGCCGTCGCGGTCACCGTGATCGAGGTGTCGCTGATCGTGTCGTTGATGCTCTCTGGTGGTGGAGAGGCCGCCACGCTTGCGCGCGATACCGTGTTCGCCGCTATCATGATCATCCTCAACGGTATCGTCGGTGTCTGCCTGCTGAGCGGCGGCGTGCGCCATCATGAGCAGCAGTTCGTCCTTCAGGGCGTCAATGCCGCTCTATGCGTGCTGTCAGCCATGGCCGTGCTGGTTCTGGTCCTGCCCAATTTCACCTCGAGCGTGGCAGGCCCGGTCTATTCCCCGTCGCAGCTCGCCTTCACCGCCATCGTTTCTCTCGTCCTCTATTGCACTTTCGTCCTGATCCAGACGGTGCGACACCGCGACTATTTCCTGCCCGGCGGCACAGAGCATCTTCCCGAAGAGGTCCATGCCGCCCCGCCCGGCAACATCCAGAGCTGGTTTGCTTTCGCGCTGCTCGTCGTAGCGCTGGTCGGCGTCGTACTGCTCGCAAAACAGCTGTCGCCGACGCTGGAGGCAGCGGTGCTCGGCGCGGGACTTCCGCTAACCCTGGTCGGCATCATGATCGCCGCGCTCGTGCTCGGCCCCGAAAGCCTCGCCGCAGTCAAGGCAGCCCGCCGCAATCGGCTTCAGACGAGCCTGAACCTTGCCCTCGGCTCCGCTCTTGCCACGATCGGCCTGACCATCCCGACGGTCGCCATCCTGTCGATCTGGATGGACTGGAAGCTGTCACTGGGAATCGACGCCAAGTCGATGACACTTCTCGCGCTGTCGCTGATCGTGTCGGCGCTGTCGCTGGGAACCGGGCGGACGACGATCCTGCCCGGCGTGGTCCATATCGTGATCTTCCTGGCCTATCTGTTCACGACGATCGTGCCTTGA
- a CDS encoding N-acyl-D-amino-acid deacylase family protein, translated as MTDMLIKNGTVVDGTGGASYKADVRVRDGLIAEIGPDLQPQGERVFDAKGCKVTPGFIEAHTHYDGSMWWQPDLDPLPGYGTTTMIMGNCGFSAAPLHPDKAIQREMIGIFSFFEDIPEQLFLKHMPWDWLKWSEYKAAMERQVRVPINYATYVGHIALRLAVMGMDAWSRKATPAEIAAMADLLDDALAAGALGLSCNLMDHDGSDRPVPSLSACDDELNALFDVIERYPAATYQVIVDVFMRMTGPQSMDRLERLLKGRSIRLQVAGGLPLLEFQKKIREPMEARMLAMQEAGIDIWPTAAHVPITSVIGLIKSLLFAQSNDYVWHEVVLAETHADKARLLADPDWRARARDSWDNKIWKQSALANPQNLLLIDSENGTGPINITLQAYADERGLHASDALADWMLANGTRSTIHMAPWPKDEDRLIELLNDPHSVGNISDAGAHLQMLCGGGENALLLTHYARDAKLISLEQAVHVLTGKLAGYFNLHDRGTIEVGKRADIVVFDLDEIERRQMEKVYDLDDGKGGLTWRFSRKAMPARLTLVNGVPTFEDGAYTGAVPGEFLAPKVEARQLEAEPAE; from the coding sequence ATGACCGATATGCTGATCAAGAACGGCACCGTGGTCGATGGAACCGGTGGCGCGTCCTACAAGGCCGATGTCCGCGTGCGCGACGGGCTGATCGCGGAGATCGGTCCCGACCTGCAACCGCAGGGCGAGCGGGTGTTCGACGCCAAGGGATGCAAGGTCACGCCGGGCTTCATCGAGGCGCATACGCATTATGACGGCAGCATGTGGTGGCAGCCGGATCTCGACCCCCTGCCCGGCTATGGCACGACGACGATGATCATGGGCAATTGCGGCTTCAGCGCCGCCCCGCTGCATCCGGACAAAGCCATACAGCGCGAGATGATCGGCATCTTCTCCTTCTTCGAGGACATTCCCGAACAGCTGTTCCTCAAACATATGCCGTGGGACTGGCTGAAATGGTCGGAATATAAGGCCGCCATGGAGCGGCAGGTGCGCGTTCCGATCAACTACGCCACCTATGTCGGCCATATCGCACTGCGCCTAGCGGTGATGGGCATGGACGCCTGGAGCCGCAAGGCGACGCCAGCCGAGATCGCTGCCATGGCCGACCTGCTCGACGATGCGCTGGCAGCCGGCGCTCTGGGGCTGTCGTGCAATCTGATGGACCATGATGGCTCCGACCGTCCGGTGCCCAGCCTGTCGGCCTGCGACGACGAACTGAACGCGCTGTTCGACGTGATCGAGCGCTACCCGGCCGCGACCTATCAGGTCATCGTCGACGTCTTCATGCGGATGACCGGCCCGCAGAGCATGGACCGGCTCGAACGCCTGCTGAAGGGTCGCTCGATCCGACTGCAGGTCGCGGGCGGACTGCCGCTGCTCGAGTTCCAGAAGAAGATTCGCGAGCCGATGGAGGCCCGCATGCTCGCGATGCAAGAAGCGGGGATCGACATCTGGCCGACCGCCGCGCACGTGCCCATCACCAGCGTCATCGGCCTGATCAAGTCGCTGCTGTTCGCACAGTCGAACGACTATGTCTGGCATGAGGTCGTGCTCGCCGAAACCCACGCAGACAAGGCGCGCCTGCTCGCCGATCCGGACTGGCGCGCCCGGGCACGCGACAGCTGGGACAACAAGATCTGGAAGCAGTCGGCGCTCGCCAATCCGCAGAACCTGCTGCTGATCGACAGCGAGAACGGGACGGGGCCGATCAACATCACGCTGCAGGCCTATGCCGACGAGCGCGGCCTGCACGCATCGGATGCACTGGCCGACTGGATGCTGGCCAACGGAACCCGCTCTACAATCCACATGGCGCCCTGGCCGAAGGACGAGGACCGGCTGATCGAACTGCTGAACGACCCGCATTCGGTCGGCAACATCTCCGACGCGGGCGCGCACCTGCAGATGCTGTGCGGCGGGGGAGAGAATGCCCTGCTCCTCACCCATTATGCGCGCGATGCCAAGCTGATCTCGCTCGAGCAGGCGGTCCATGTCCTGACGGGCAAGCTGGCCGGCTATTTCAACCTGCACGACCGCGGTACGATCGAAGTCGGCAAGCGCGCCGACATCGTCGTCTTCGACCTCGACGAGATCGAACGCCGGCAGATGGAGAAGGTCTACGACCTCGACGACGGAAAAGGCGGCCTGACGTGGCGGTTCAGCCGCAAGGCGATGCCCGCGCGGCTGACGCTGGTCAACGGTGTTCCGACCTTCGAGGACGGTGCCTATACCGGAGCCGTCCCCGGAGAATTTCTGGCGCCCAAGGTCGAGGCGCGCCAGCTGGAGGCCGAACCGGCCGAATGA
- a CDS encoding Coq4 family protein, whose amino-acid sequence MEAKISSDEIAYFNQGNVKLTTTSSVLISSSPYLNHPTLPQMLAQEMLRRNGPDVSPTAYIPEVAQIFHQLENVGRIVELFEMEKARLPKFREWCEKRSLANFRLADVAHCAPGTLGAAIHHFMATSGYELEFMFKEIPVVNDFTFYLRQTAVTHDIEHIVTGFGPNHGGEIALIEANLQSKARYFCAELASFFNRIPTYLKAKTMLKDVLFYPDAHVLVQEAQVQGQRQGLNWKYPLMLADWRAMIDMPLTEVQAELGITPVPEAGLWQDTTDLAIDPRQDLAQAAE is encoded by the coding sequence ATGGAAGCCAAAATCAGTTCGGACGAGATCGCCTATTTCAACCAGGGCAATGTCAAGCTGACCACCACCAGTTCGGTTCTGATCAGCTCGTCGCCCTATCTCAACCACCCCACCCTGCCGCAGATGCTGGCGCAGGAAATGCTGCGCCGGAACGGGCCGGACGTGTCCCCGACCGCCTATATCCCCGAGGTCGCCCAGATCTTTCACCAACTCGAAAATGTCGGCCGGATCGTCGAGCTGTTCGAGATGGAAAAGGCGCGTCTGCCCAAATTCCGCGAATGGTGCGAGAAGCGCAGCCTCGCCAATTTCCGGCTTGCCGACGTGGCGCATTGCGCGCCGGGAACGCTCGGAGCAGCGATCCACCATTTCATGGCGACGAGCGGCTATGAGCTCGAGTTCATGTTCAAGGAGATTCCGGTCGTCAACGACTTCACCTTCTATCTCCGCCAGACCGCCGTCACCCACGACATCGAGCATATCGTGACCGGCTTCGGCCCCAATCATGGCGGCGAGATCGCGCTGATCGAGGCCAATCTCCAGTCGAAGGCCCGCTATTTCTGCGCGGAGCTCGCTTCCTTCTTCAACCGCATCCCGACCTATCTGAAGGCCAAGACGATGCTGAAGGACGTGCTCTTCTACCCGGACGCGCATGTCCTGGTGCAGGAGGCGCAGGTGCAGGGCCAGCGCCAGGGACTCAACTGGAAATACCCGCTGATGCTGGCCGACTGGCGCGCCATGATCGACATGCCGCTCACCGAGGTCCAGGCCGAGCTGGGCATCACCCCCGTGCCCGAAGCCGGTCTCTGGCAGGACACGACCGACCTCGCGATCGACCCGCGTCAGGATCTGGCACAGGCCGCAGAATGA